The Pigmentiphaga aceris DNA segment ATGAAAATCCGGGTGCGAATTTTCATGCGCCACCGGGATGGGATGCCGGCGCTGGATTCCCGGGCGCACGCCCGCGCGAGTCAGAACGCGATGCGCAAGAGTTCAGTGATTTCTTCGATGCCTTGTTCGGTCGCTCGGACAACCGGTCGCGGCGAAGCGCGGCATCTGGCCACGATCGTGGCGAGGACTTGCACGCATCGGTGAGCCTGGATCTGGCCGATGCCTGGCATGGATCGACGCGGCAGATATCGTTGCGTGTGCCCGACGATACCGGCGACTCGACGCTGAAAATCCTTGATGTGAAAATTCCCAAAGGGATTCGTGCCGGACAGCAGATCCGGCTAGCCGGACAAGGTGGCAAAGGGCGGCATGGTGCCCCTGACGGAGACCTGCTGCTTGAGGTGAGCTTCACGCCGCACGAACGGTTCACGGTCGATGGCCGCACCCTGCGGGCGGTGCTGCAAGTCGCGCCCTGGGAGGCCGCACTGGGGGCCGTCGTGCCAGTGACCATGCCTGATGGCAGCCGGCTCAGCGTGCGTATTCCGCACGGCACCCAAAGCGGCAACACACTGACCGTACATGGCAAAGGCCTGCCCGGCCAGCCGCCTGGCGACCTGGATCTGGAGGTTCAGGTGGTGTTGCCGCCAGCCGATACGGCCGAGGCGCGCAGTCTTTACGAGACGATGGCCAAGACACTTGCGTTTGACCCACGTAGCGTCGATTCTCACGCAGGTCAGTCGGCCAAGCGAACGACGCAGAGCCGTTGAAACCGGCCGTCGGGCGACGGCCGGGGTTAGCCCAAGTGGCCTTTCAAACGCCCTTGCCGCCGTGGTGATAGCTGCCCGTGCCGCGCGTAATGACCCGATCCGTATCGAGCACATCACCCGGTTCAAGCTCGCGCTGCGCACTTACGCGCGCGTACAAGGGCGCAAAGTCGATATCGGCAAGCTTGAGCAGATCGTCAAGGTCATCGAGCACGAAGTAGGTTTCCTGGAAGTCGTCGATGCGATAGCGGGTGCGCATCACCCGTTCCAGATCGAAGCCCAGGCGGTTGGGCGATGCGTCATCCAAGGCAAACACGCTTTCCGTGTAGGACGACGCAATGCCCGAGCCGTAGATCCGCAGGCCACCCGGCTCGCGCACCAGCCCGAACTCCACGGTGTACCAATAAACACGGGCAAGTTTGTCCAGCACGCCCAGTTGCTTGGCGCGCAGGCCGCCCTTGCCGTAGGCCTGGATGTAGTCGGCGATCACCGGGTTCATCAGCATCGGCACATGGCCGAACACATCGTGGAACACGTCTGGTTCTTCCAGGTAATCCAGTTCATGTCGTCGGCGGATGAACTGCCCTGCCGGGAAGCGGCGATTCGCCAGATGATCGAAGAACACTTCGTCGGGCACCAAGCCGGGTACGGCAACCACTTCCCAGCCCGTGTGACGAGCCAGCACTTCGCTCAGTTCGATGAAATTCGGAATCTGATCCGGTCCGATGGGCAAGGCCTTCATGCCGTCGACAAAGGCGGTGCACGCCCTGCCGGGCAACAACGCTGATTGCCGATTGAACAAGGTGCGCCAGATGTCGTGTTCTTCGGCCGTATATGCCGCCCAGCCTTGGTCGATGGTCCAGTCGGCACGCGCGGGGCGTCCCGCGTCACCAGCTGCCAATCCGTGTTTCAGTTTTTCAGGTACGAGGGAAGTCATAAGGAACTGCCTGTGAGCCAGATGTCCGCATCATACTGTGGCCCCTGATTGTTCACCCTGGCCATGCTGCATGACACCGCGCCGCCGTAGCGGGCACACAGACGACTATCATGTACCCCTATTGCGTCGATTCACCCTATGGAGCCCGTCAGTGAGCACACCTTTTGACCCCCGCAGCGAAGGCTGGTCCCCTATTTCCGGTTCTGGCTCGGGCTTTGTGGAATTGGTCGGTCCGTACTGGCAAAAAGAAAGCCCCGATGGCTTGCGCTTCGGAGTGGTGGTCGAGACCCAGCATCTGAACATCCAGGGCCGTACCCACGGCGGCATGCTGGCCACGTACTTCGACAACGCATTGGGCTGGGCAGTCATGGACGCCACCGGCCGTGTGCCGTGTGTAACCGTGCAGTTGGGCGTGCAATTCATCGCCGGCGGCAAGCATGGCGACTTCATCGAAGCCCGCACCCGCATTGTGCGCAAGACGCGCAGCATGGTGTTTGCGGAAGGTTCGCTTTACGTCGGTGACACCGAGATCGCGACCGCATCGGGCGTATGGAAGATCATCAACGACCCGACTCCGAAACTGCAACCGCAGGTCTGAGCCGGGTCTGGCGAGAAAACCGGATCAGCTGTGCATCAACCGCGCGCAAGCGACAGGAATTCGGTCCGCAGCGCCAGATTGGTCTGCAGCTCGCCCAGCAAGGCCGAGGTCACGGTTTCTTCGCCCGGCGTGCGAATGCCGCGGCTTTCCATGCACATGTGACGGCAGCGAATCATCACGCCGACCGACTTCGGTTGCAGGTGCTCCATCAAGGCATTCGCCACCTGGATCGTCAGGCGTTCCTGCACTTGCAGGCGCTTGGCAAAACAGTCCATCAGGCGAGTCAGCTTGGACAGGCCGACGATACGGCCATTGGGTGTGTAGCCAATGGTTGCGGTGCCGAAGAACGGTGCCAGATGATGCTCGCAATGGCTGTAGACGGGGATATTGCGAACCATGATGAGTTCGTTGTATTCCTCGGCCCCGTCTTCGAACACCTTGAGGATTTCAGCCGGTTCCTGGCCATAGCCAGATGTCCAGTGTTGCCATGCCTTGGCGACGCGGCTGGGCGTCTCGACCAGGCCGGGACGGCTCGGGTCTTCGCCCAAGGTCTCCAGCAGACGTCGCCAGTCGTTCTCGTTGAATTCTGTCGTGCTCATTAATCCAGTACCGTTTGAAAACCCCCGTCAATCTACACGATAAGCGGGAGGCGCTGGGCGAGCCCCTGCGCCGGCAAGGGCTTTGACCAAGGCCAGGGGTGCTCGACTTGCTGATTTACCGCCAGTGTCTTGGTGGCGATCAGCTGGCAGCAGCGTCGGTTGACAAGCTGCTCACTGCACGCACCACCTCGGCTGCCCCAACCCGGATGCGGGAAATGGCTTCGCCTGCATCACCAGCCAGGCTGACACCCTTGCGAGCCTGGTTCGAACACTGGTCCATGCTGTCGATTGCCGTCACGATGCTGGACTGAATGCTGTGCGTCACGCCCGATATCTGCTGGGTGGCCGATTTGGTTCGTTCAGCCAGCTTGCGAACTTCGTCAGCCACCACCGAGAATCCCCGACCCTGCTCCCCTGCCCGCGCCGCTTCGATGGCGGCGTTCAATGCAAGCAGATTGGTCTGATCGGCGATCTGACGGATGGTCTCGACCATGGCGTCGATTTCAACCGATTGCCCGCGCAGGATCTCCATCGCGTGTGACGAAGCCAGAATGGACTCCGCAGTCAGGCGCATCTCGGCAGCCGCTGCACCAATGACTTCTGCCCCGTCACGCGAGGTTGCCTCGGTTTCGGCCGAGACCTTGAACGCGATGCGTGCACTGTTTTTCTCAGCCTGTTGCGCCAGCACCTGAGCGGTAATGTTGCTGGCGATCTTCACTACGCCAGAGGGGCGGCCCTGCTCGTCCAGAATCGGGTTGTAGCTGGCCTCAAGCCACACCACTTCACCGCTTTTGGTGCGGCGGTCATAGCGGCCGGATGCGAACTCGCCGGCCTTCAGGCCGCTCCACAGCTTCCCGTAGGCCGGCGACTGCACAAACCCCGGATCGCAGAACATCTTGTGCGACTGGCCCACCACCTCGTGGCGGTGATACCCCATCAACTGAAGAAAATTGTCGTTGGCACTTCGCACGGTGGCATCGAGATCGAATTCGATGATGGCCATCGAACGATCGAACGCGGCCAGCTTTGCATGCTCCCGGCGCTCGCGTTCCACGTCATCGGTGACATCCATCGCGAAAGTCACGATGCGTGTGATGTTTCCGCTTTCATCGCGCACCGGGTTGTAGCTGGCGTCCAGCCATCGCACCGCGCCATTGCGCGCAATGCGCCGATAGCGGCCCGTGGCAGCATCGCCCCGTGCCAGCGCCGCCCAGAACGCCGTCTCCTGCCCTGCCCCTTCTACCGCCGCATCGCACAGCACGCGATGATGTTTGCCTACCAATGCCTCGCGCTCGTAACCCACGCACGCCAGGAAGGCAGGATTTGCCTCGCACACGACGCCGTCCCGGGTGAACTCGATCATGGCGGTAGTGCGGTCGATCGCCGTGATCAGCGCCTGTTGTGCGCGATTGTTTGCTTCGCTTTCTGCAAGACGTTGCTTAAGAGCTTTGGAAAACAACATAGAGGTCGCGTCACTTTAGCCCCGCGTGCCAGGCAGCGGGATGATTGAGGGGAACATGCTGAAGTGAGATACGCAGCAGCGTCGACATCCGATGCAGGATATTGAGATTTCTACGTACTTTTATAACCGGACCATTATGCTGCGCAGGATCTACTAACCAGTAGGTTATTAGGTCAGATTTCGTCAGATTTGATACAGCGCAAACAATGCTCTGCTGCAACGTGGCGATTTGCCTGCAGAACGCCATAAAAAAACCCCCGATTCTTTCGAATCGGGGGTTTTCGGCAGCTTTGTTTGCGCGGACAAACATCCGCGCAAACGGCTACGCAGCTTTATGCCGCGTCGCGGCTGGCACGCTTGCGCTCGTGCTCTTTCAGGTGACGCTTGCGCAGACGGATGCTCTTCGGCGTGACTTCGACCAGTTCGTCGTCAGCGATGAATTCCACTGCGTATTCCAGCGACATCTGAATGGCAGGCACCAGGCGCACGGCTTCGTCGGTACCCGAAGCGCGAACGTTGGTCAGCTGCTTGCCCTTGATCGGGTTCACAACCAGGTCGTTGTCACGGCTGTGAATGCCGATGATCATGCCTTCGTACAGGGCTTCGCCCGGCTTCACGAACATGCGGCCGCGATCCTGCAGCTTCCACAGTGCGTAGGCCACGGCATCGCCGTCGTCCTGGCTGATCAGCACGCCGTTGTGACGCTCGCCCAGGCCGCCGTCGCGGGCCGGTGCGTAGTCGTCGAACACGTGGGAGATCAGGCCGGTACCACGGGTCATGGTCAGGAACTCGCCCTGGAAACCGATCAGGCCACGGGCCGGAATACGGTATTCCAGACGCGTGCGGCCCTTGCCGTCGGACGCCATGTCCAGCAGCTCGCCCTTGCGACGGCCCAGCTCTTCCATCACGCCGCCTTGGTGGCCGTCTTCGACGTCCACGGTCAGCAGTTCGAACGGCTCGTGCTTGACACCGTCAACGTCCTTCATCACCACGCGCGGACGCGACACGGCCAGCTCGTAGCCTTCGCGACGCATGTTTTCCACCAGAATCGTCAGGTGCAGTTCGCCGCGACCCGAAACTTCGAAGATGGTGTCGTCGCCGGTGTCCTTGACGCGCAGGGCCACGTTCGACTTCAGTTCACGGTCCAGACGCTCGCGCAGCTGACGGCTGGTCACGAACTTGCCTTCACGGCCTGCCAGCGGCGAGGTGTTCACGCAGAAGTTCATGGTCAGCGTGGGCTCGTCGACCTTCAGCATCGGCAGCGCTTCGGGCGCTTCCGGGGCCATCACGGTGGCACCGATGCCCACTTCTTCAATACCGTTGATCAGCACGATGTCGCCGGCTTCGGCTTCATCGACGATCACACGTTCCAGACCTTGGAACTTCAGGACCTGGTTGATGCGACCCTTGATCGGTGCGCCTTCCGGGCCGAACTTCACGATCACGTCCTGCAGCGACTTCACGCGGCCACGGGTGATACGGCCAACGCCGATCTTGCCGACGTAGGTCGAGTATTCCAGCGACACGATCTGCAGTTGCAGCGGGCCGTTCGGATCGTCGTCACGTTGCGGGACTTTGTCGATGATGGTCTGGAACAGCGGCTTCATGTCGCCATCACGCACGCTTGCGTCATGACCGGCATAGCCGTTCAGACCCGATGCGTAGATCACGGTGAAGTCGAGTTGTTCTTCAGTGGCACCCAGCTTGTCGAACAGGTCGAAAGTCTGGTTGATCACCCAGTCAGGACGTGCGCCCGGACGGTCGACCTTGTTGATCACGACGATCGGCTTCAGGCCCAGGGCCAGTGCCTTGCGCGTCACGAAACGGGTCTGGGGCATCGGGCCTTCGACCGCGTCCACCAGCAGCAGCACGCCGTCAACCATCGACAGCACGCGCTCGACTTCACCGCCGAAGTCCGCGTGTCCCGGGGTGTCGACGATGTTGATGTGCACGCCTTCGTATTCCACGGCACAGTTCTTGGCCAGAATGGTAATCCCACGCTCTTTTTCAAGATCGTTGGAGTCCATCACGCGCTCGGTCAGCGCCTGGTTGTCACGGAAAGTGCCAGCTTGACGCAGCAGCTGGTCCACCAGCGTGGTCTTGCCATGGTCGACGTGGGCAATGATAGCCACGTTGCGCAATGCGCGAGTCATGTCGTTTCCTTCAAAGAAATCACTCGGTCAGGCAGCAGCCAGCCATCTTGCCAGCGCGCCGTACCCAAAAAGTCGTTGTCCGGTCCGTGCACCCGGAGTCGCTCAGCTTTCACGTCGGGTGCCGTCAGCTGCTGCCCATGCCCGAAACGGGCGGCGTCGCTGGCGTCAAGCTGCACAATCGGCAGCTCGGAAATCAGCGACTCGATCGGCAGCAGGGCATCGGTCGCACGCGGCAAGGCTTCCAGCGCCTCTAGCGTAATCGCCTGCTCGATCGAAAAACCGGCCGTGCGGCTACGCCGCAAAGCCGTCAAATGTGCACCGCAACCCAACGCGCGCCCGATATCCTGGGCCAGCGTGCGGATGTAGGTTCCCTTGCTGCACGACACATCGATCACTGCCCGCATCCCGTCAAAGGACACCAGGCGAATCTCGAAGATCGTGATCGTGCGCGGCTCGCGTTCAAGGACAATGCCCTCGCGCGCATACGCGTACAGCGGTTTGCCGTCGCGCTTGAGTGCCGAATACATCGGCGGAATCTGGTCGATTCTGCCTATGAAACGTGACAGTACGTCGTTCAGTTGTTCAAGCGAGACGTTCACTGCCGCCGTCGAGACGGTAAGACCGGTATTGTCGCCGGTCTCGGTCTCTTCACCCAGCATGACTTCAGCCAGGTAGGACTTGTCGGCGTCGAACATGCCGGCAGAGAACTTGGTCGCTTCGCCAAAACACAAAATCATCAGACCCGTCGCAAACGGATCCAAGGTGCCGGTATGACCGCCCTTGCGGGCGTTCAGTATCCGACGCGCCCGTTGCAGCACGTGGTTGCTGGACAAGCCGATCTGCTTGTCCATGACCAACACGCCGTCGAGCGGCAAACCGCGCTTTGAAGCACCCATCGCTTATCTTCCGCCTATCGCAGAAAGCAGTACGGCCTTAGCCGCGACCACCCTCTTCCGGGTTCGGCTTACGGCCCGGATCGTTGTCGGGAAGCTCGGCAGGTACATCATCGGCCAACACGCCCGGCGTGTTGGCCTGTCCGATCAGTTCGGCCAGCGCCATGCCCTGCGACATGCGCAGGTCATGCTGGAAATGCAGCGTCGGCACGGTATGAATGTGCAGGCGCTTGAACAACAGAGAATGCAACCAGCCCGCCTTGTCGCGCAGGGCAGACTCGGCGACTTCCGGCGTGGCACCCATGACGGTGAAATACACCTTGGCATGGGCGTAGTCGGCGGTCAGATCCACGCCCGTAAGCGTGATCAGACCGGCCCGCGAGATGTCCAGCTCTTGCTGGATCATCACGGCCAGATCCTTCTGGATCTGATCGGCGAGCCGCATGTTGCGGCCGCCCGGGACATTGGTTTTTTTGTGACGGCTCATTGTGATCGGCGCGCCTTACAGCGTACGCGCCACTTCCTTCACTTCGAACACTTCCAGCTGGTCGCCCACCTGGATGTCGTTGTTGTTCTTCAAGGTGATACCGCAATCGAAGCCCATCTTCACTTCCTTCACGTCGTCCTTGAAGCGGCGCAGCGATTCGAGTTCGCCAGTCCACTGGACCACGTTGTGACGCAACAGACGGACTTGCGAGCCACGACGCACCAGGCCATCGAGCACCATGCAACCGGCAATGTTGCCGACGCGCGATACCGAGAAGATCTCGCGGATCTCGACCATGCCGATGATCTCTTCGCGCTTCTCCGGTGCCAGCATTCCCGACATTGCTGATTTGATCTCGTCGACAGCATCGTAAATGATGTTGTAGTAGCGCAGATCCACGCCGTTGTTCTCGGCGATCTTCTTGACGGTCATGTCGGCACGCACGTTGAAGCCGATGATGACCGCCTTCGATGCGATGGCCAGGTTCACGTCGCTTTCCGAGATGCCACCCACGGCGGCGTGCACAACCTGCACACGCACTTCGTCGGTCGACAGCTTGGTCAGAGACTGCACCAGTGCTTCCTGCGAACCCTGCACGTCGGTCTTGACGATCAAGGCCAGCGTCTGCGTGCCTTCGCCAATGTTGTCGAACATGGTTTCGAGCTTGGCGGCCTGTTGGCGTGCCAGCTTGACGTCGCGGAACTTGCCCTGACGGAACATGGCGATTTCACGCGCCTTGCGCTCGTCGCTCAGCACGATCAGTTCGTCACCAGCCGACGGCACTTCGGTCAGACCCTGAATCTCGACCGGAATCGAAGGACCTGCTTCCGTGATCGGCTTGCCGATTTCGTCGATCATTGCACGGACACGGCCGAAGCTTGCGCCAGCCAGCACCACGTCGCCACGCTTGAGCGTGCCGCTTTGCACCAGAATCGTTGCCACCGGACCGCGACCCTTGTCGAGACGGGCTTCGATGACCAGACCCTTGGCGGAACCATCTACCGGGGCCTTCAATTCCAGCACTTCAGCTTGCAGCAACAGGTTTTCGAGCAGGTCGTCGATACCGGCACCGGTCTTGGCCGACACTTCCACGAAGGGAGAATCGCCACCGTACTCTTCCGGCACAACCTGTTCAGCAACCAGTTCCTGCTTGACGCGCTCGGGGTTCGCACCCGGCTTGTCGATCTTGTTGACCGCCACCACGATCGGCACGCCTGCGGCGCGCGCATGGTGAATGGCTTCCTTGGTCTGGGGCATCACGCCGTCGTCGGCAGCCACCACCAGAATCACGATGTCGGTTGCCTTGGCACCACGAGCACGCATGGCAGTGAACGCCTCGTGACCCGGGGTATCCAGGAAGGTAACCATGCCGCGTTCGGTTTGCACGTGGTACGCACCGATGTGCTGCGTAATACCACCAGCTTCGCCTGCGGCAACCTTGGCGCGACGGATGTAATCCAGCAGCGAGGTCTTGCCGTGGTCAACGTGACCCATGACGGTCACGACCGGTGCACGCGGCAACAGGGTCAATTCTGCTGCCGGCGTTTCGTCCAGGAATGCTTCCGGATCGTCCAGCTTGGCAGCCACTGCGGTGTGACCCAGGTCTTCGACCAGAATCATCGCGGTGTCTTGATCCAGCACCTGATTGATGGTGACCATCTGGCCCATCTTCATCAGGGCCTTGATCACCTCGGCAGCCTTCACGGCCATCTTGTGAGCCAGATCGGCCACGCTGATGGTTTCCGGCACGTGAATTTCACGCGCGATGAATTCTGCCGATTGCTGCGGAGCCTGTTGCTGACCACCGCGACCACGACCACCCTTGCCACCACGCCAACCGTCACGGCTGGTGCCCGACGAGGCATCGCCACGCGTCTTGAGTGCTTTCTTGCGGGCAGCATCTTCCGACCAGGTCGAAGCGACCTGGGCCGTCTTGATGACCTTCTTGCCCGGTGCTGCAGGCTTGTCGTCCTTCTTCGCAGGCGCTGCTTCACCCGGCTTTGCAGCGGGCTTGTGCAGAGTGCCGGCGATCGGGGCGGCAGGCGCAGCAGGTGCCGGCGCAGGGGCGGGAGCCGGTGCGTGCATGACCTTGCGCGGACGATTCAACATCTCGCGCAGGGCAGCAGCTTCGTCTTCTGCCTTCTGACGGGCCTTGTTGCGGTTTTCGGCAGCCTTTGCATCGGCAGCGCGCTTTTCCTCGACTGCCTTGCGGGCAGCGTCAGCCTTGGCACGTGCTTCATCGTTCTTCGATGCAGCGGCAGCAGCCTTGCTATCGGCAGCAGCGGAAACACCGACATCGGCGTTCGCTTCACGCGACTTGGCGGCTGCTTCGGCAGCCTCACGCGCTTCACGTGCAGCCTGTTCGGCAGCAGCGGCAGCGGCACGAGCCTGCTCTTCAGCTTCACGCACACGGGCTTCCGCCTCGATGCGTGCTTTTTCCTCGATTTCCTGGCGCTTGCGCTCTTCCTGCTCGGCCGCCAGCGCACGCGCTTCGGCCTCGCGGCGAGCGGCGTCTTCGGCCTCGGTAGATACCGGCACTTCGTCTTCCGCCGGCAGCGACGCACCAGCCTCGACTTCGCCACCTTCGGCGTTGTCGCGCTTGATGAACGTGCGCTTCTTGCGGACTTCAACCTGAATGGTGCGGGCACGACCGGTTGCATCGGCCTGTTTGATTTCCGACGTCTGCTTACGGGTGACCGTGATCTTTTTCTGGACCTCGGTTGCACCGTGCGCGCGGCGCAAGGATTCGAGCAGTTGTGCCTTGTCGCTTTCAGTGACGGCGTCGTCGACCGACTTGATGCTTACGCCGGCAGCGCGCAGCTGATCCAGCAGCACATTGGCAGGCAGTTTCAGCTCGGTAGCGAACTGGGCGACAGTGTTACTCGACATTCGTTTCTCTTCCCCGGTGACTGATCGATCGATGATGGGCTCAGGCCTGTTCGAACCAGTGCGCACGCGCACGTACGATCAAGGCCTTGGCCGCTTCTTCATCGATACCGGTCAGTTCGATGAGTTCGTCGACCGCGAGGTCGGCGAGTTCATCGCGTGTGTGGACATTGCCTTCGGCCAACTTGGTCGCAAGCTCACTCGTGACGCCATCAAGCGACAGCAGATCCTGCGCGGTCTCGACTTCTTCTTCCTTGGCGATGGCCTCGGTCAGCAGAGCGTTGCGCGCGCGGGTACGCAATTCGTTGATGGTGTCTTCATCGAAGGCTTCGATTTCGAGCAGTTCTTGGATCGGCACATAGGCGATCTCTTCCAGCCCGGTAAAACCTTCGTCGATCAGGATGCTGGCGACTTCTTCGTCGACGTCGAGTCGACTGATGAAGGCGTCGAGGAGGCCCTGACGCTCCTGCTCATGCTTGGCCTGGCTTTCGCCCGGCGTCATGATGTTGATTTGCCAACCGGTCAGCTCGGACGCCAGGCGCACGTTCTGACCGCTACGGCCGATGGCAATCGCGAGGTTGTCCTCGTCGACCACCACGTCCATGGCGTGTTTGTCTTCGTCTACCACGATCGACTGCACGTTCGCGGGTGCCAGGGCACCGATCACGAACTGCGCCGGATCTTCCGACCACAGCACGATGTCGACCTGTTCGCCGCCGAGTTCGTTGCGCACGGCCTGGACGCGCGAACCGCGCATGCCCACGCAAGTGCCGATCGGATCGACGCGACGGTCATGAGCGATGACGGCGATCTTGGCGCGCACGCCCGGATCGCGCGCTGCGCCCTTCAATTCCAGCAGGCCCTGCTCGATCTCGGGCACTTCGTTTTCGAA contains these protein-coding regions:
- a CDS encoding DnaJ C-terminal domain-containing protein, which produces MEFKDHYEILGVSHDATTAQIKQAFRRLARKYHPDVSQEKDAAQRMSEINEANAVLSDPVRRAAYDEIAWHRHAGARWDGGVDENPGANFHAPPGWDAGAGFPGARPRESERDAQEFSDFFDALFGRSDNRSRRSAASGHDRGEDLHASVSLDLADAWHGSTRQISLRVPDDTGDSTLKILDVKIPKGIRAGQQIRLAGQGGKGRHGAPDGDLLLEVSFTPHERFTVDGRTLRAVLQVAPWEAALGAVVPVTMPDGSRLSVRIPHGTQSGNTLTVHGKGLPGQPPGDLDLEVQVVLPPADTAEARSLYETMAKTLAFDPRSVDSHAGQSAKRTTQSR
- the phhA gene encoding phenylalanine 4-monooxygenase; translation: MTSLVPEKLKHGLAAGDAGRPARADWTIDQGWAAYTAEEHDIWRTLFNRQSALLPGRACTAFVDGMKALPIGPDQIPNFIELSEVLARHTGWEVVAVPGLVPDEVFFDHLANRRFPAGQFIRRRHELDYLEEPDVFHDVFGHVPMLMNPVIADYIQAYGKGGLRAKQLGVLDKLARVYWYTVEFGLVREPGGLRIYGSGIASSYTESVFALDDASPNRLGFDLERVMRTRYRIDDFQETYFVLDDLDDLLKLADIDFAPLYARVSAQRELEPGDVLDTDRVITRGTGSYHHGGKGV
- a CDS encoding PaaI family thioesterase, which produces MSTPFDPRSEGWSPISGSGSGFVELVGPYWQKESPDGLRFGVVVETQHLNIQGRTHGGMLATYFDNALGWAVMDATGRVPCVTVQLGVQFIAGGKHGDFIEARTRIVRKTRSMVFAEGSLYVGDTEIATASGVWKIINDPTPKLQPQV
- the folE gene encoding GTP cyclohydrolase I FolE translates to MSTTEFNENDWRRLLETLGEDPSRPGLVETPSRVAKAWQHWTSGYGQEPAEILKVFEDGAEEYNELIMVRNIPVYSHCEHHLAPFFGTATIGYTPNGRIVGLSKLTRLMDCFAKRLQVQERLTIQVANALMEHLQPKSVGVMIRCRHMCMESRGIRTPGEETVTSALLGELQTNLALRTEFLSLARG
- a CDS encoding methyl-accepting chemotaxis protein; translation: MRLTAESILASSHAMEILRGQSVEIDAMVETIRQIADQTNLLALNAAIEAARAGEQGRGFSVVADEVRKLAERTKSATQQISGVTHSIQSSIVTAIDSMDQCSNQARKGVSLAGDAGEAISRIRVGAAEVVRAVSSLSTDAAAS
- the typA gene encoding translational GTPase TypA, with translation MTRALRNVAIIAHVDHGKTTLVDQLLRQAGTFRDNQALTERVMDSNDLEKERGITILAKNCAVEYEGVHINIVDTPGHADFGGEVERVLSMVDGVLLLVDAVEGPMPQTRFVTRKALALGLKPIVVINKVDRPGARPDWVINQTFDLFDKLGATEEQLDFTVIYASGLNGYAGHDASVRDGDMKPLFQTIIDKVPQRDDDPNGPLQLQIVSLEYSTYVGKIGVGRITRGRVKSLQDVIVKFGPEGAPIKGRINQVLKFQGLERVIVDEAEAGDIVLINGIEEVGIGATVMAPEAPEALPMLKVDEPTLTMNFCVNTSPLAGREGKFVTSRQLRERLDRELKSNVALRVKDTGDDTIFEVSGRGELHLTILVENMRREGYELAVSRPRVVMKDVDGVKHEPFELLTVDVEDGHQGGVMEELGRRKGELLDMASDGKGRTRLEYRIPARGLIGFQGEFLTMTRGTGLISHVFDDYAPARDGGLGERHNGVLISQDDGDAVAYALWKLQDRGRMFVKPGEALYEGMIIGIHSRDNDLVVNPIKGKQLTNVRASGTDEAVRLVPAIQMSLEYAVEFIADDELVEVTPKSIRLRKRHLKEHERKRASRDAA
- the truB gene encoding tRNA pseudouridine(55) synthase TruB; this encodes MGASKRGLPLDGVLVMDKQIGLSSNHVLQRARRILNARKGGHTGTLDPFATGLMILCFGEATKFSAGMFDADKSYLAEVMLGEETETGDNTGLTVSTAAVNVSLEQLNDVLSRFIGRIDQIPPMYSALKRDGKPLYAYAREGIVLEREPRTITIFEIRLVSFDGMRAVIDVSCSKGTYIRTLAQDIGRALGCGAHLTALRRSRTAGFSIEQAITLEALEALPRATDALLPIESLISELPIVQLDASDAARFGHGQQLTAPDVKAERLRVHGPDNDFLGTARWQDGWLLPDRVISLKETT
- the rbfA gene encoding 30S ribosome-binding factor RbfA codes for the protein MSRHKKTNVPGGRNMRLADQIQKDLAVMIQQELDISRAGLITLTGVDLTADYAHAKVYFTVMGATPEVAESALRDKAGWLHSLLFKRLHIHTVPTLHFQHDLRMSQGMALAELIGQANTPGVLADDVPAELPDNDPGRKPNPEEGGRG
- the infB gene encoding translation initiation factor IF-2 translates to MSSNTVAQFATELKLPANVLLDQLRAAGVSIKSVDDAVTESDKAQLLESLRRAHGATEVQKKITVTRKQTSEIKQADATGRARTIQVEVRKKRTFIKRDNAEGGEVEAGASLPAEDEVPVSTEAEDAARREAEARALAAEQEERKRQEIEEKARIEAEARVREAEEQARAAAAAAEQAAREAREAAEAAAKSREANADVGVSAAADSKAAAAASKNDEARAKADAARKAVEEKRAADAKAAENRNKARQKAEDEAAALREMLNRPRKVMHAPAPAPAPAPAAPAAPIAGTLHKPAAKPGEAAPAKKDDKPAAPGKKVIKTAQVASTWSEDAARKKALKTRGDASSGTSRDGWRGGKGGRGRGGQQQAPQQSAEFIAREIHVPETISVADLAHKMAVKAAEVIKALMKMGQMVTINQVLDQDTAMILVEDLGHTAVAAKLDDPEAFLDETPAAELTLLPRAPVVTVMGHVDHGKTSLLDYIRRAKVAAGEAGGITQHIGAYHVQTERGMVTFLDTPGHEAFTAMRARGAKATDIVILVVAADDGVMPQTKEAIHHARAAGVPIVVAVNKIDKPGANPERVKQELVAEQVVPEEYGGDSPFVEVSAKTGAGIDDLLENLLLQAEVLELKAPVDGSAKGLVIEARLDKGRGPVATILVQSGTLKRGDVVLAGASFGRVRAMIDEIGKPITEAGPSIPVEIQGLTEVPSAGDELIVLSDERKAREIAMFRQGKFRDVKLARQQAAKLETMFDNIGEGTQTLALIVKTDVQGSQEALVQSLTKLSTDEVRVQVVHAAVGGISESDVNLAIASKAVIIGFNVRADMTVKKIAENNGVDLRYYNIIYDAVDEIKSAMSGMLAPEKREEIIGMVEIREIFSVSRVGNIAGCMVLDGLVRRGSQVRLLRHNVVQWTGELESLRRFKDDVKEVKMGFDCGITLKNNNDIQVGDQLEVFEVKEVARTL
- the nusA gene encoding transcription termination factor NusA; the protein is MSREILLLVDALAREKNVTRDVVFGALESALASAMKKLYKEDVDIRVSIDRDNGDHEAFRRWQVVPDEAGLQLPDQQTLLSDARDEAPDVNVDDFIEEPLEPIEFGRIGAQAAKQVILQRIRDAEREQLLNDFLERGESIVSGTIKRMDKGDAIIEIGKVEARLPRSEMIPKENLRVSDRVRAFLLRIDRQARGQQVILSRSAPDFIRQLFENEVPEIEQGLLELKGAARDPGVRAKIAVIAHDRRVDPIGTCVGMRGSRVQAVRNELGGEQVDIVLWSEDPAQFVIGALAPANVQSIVVDEDKHAMDVVVDEDNLAIAIGRSGQNVRLASELTGWQINIMTPGESQAKHEQERQGLLDAFISRLDVDEEVASILIDEGFTGLEEIAYVPIQELLEIEAFDEDTINELRTRARNALLTEAIAKEEEVETAQDLLSLDGVTSELATKLAEGNVHTRDELADLAVDELIELTGIDEEAAKALIVRARAHWFEQA